The nucleotide sequence GCGAACACCAAGACACAAGGTCTCGCCAGCCATGAGCCTTTTGCAGGGATACTATGGTCTCACACCACCTCCAAAGAGGAACCCGACACAGGAAGGCACCGAGATAGCAGTATATGGAAAAGGCAAGTCAATTTCCTTGGTTGATGAACCCTGGTCTGCAGAGACACCAAATCCCAACACGTTCATGTTTGAGCATAGGAAACCCAGAAGCCAGACAATAGGTTCTCTTGTGAATGGCGAGTCTGAGGAGAATGGAGACGGCGAAAGGCCAGTAAGGAGGCGCCCGAAAGCTGACGGCGAGTTGCTACCTAGGGAGGAAAATGGCAGCGCCTTGTTGTCACGGGCGGGGAAAGGCCTCGCATTGAGGCCAAAGTCGGGCACTCGACCAGACATGAACAAGAGCCATCAGAATCTTATCGCGATGTCGGAACCTTCGTTTGATGGTGGGCTTCAGACCGTAAAAAAATCATCGAGCACTCCTGAGTTCCAAGAGCCAGAGAGCAACAACAGCTCCTCGTCCATATGGTCAGCAAGCAAGTGGAGCTTGAAACCAGACGCTTTCGCCCTCCCTCTTTTTGACAGCATTCCAAAGCCAATCGCTGCTTGGAAAAACAAGGCGGCCCGAGATTAGCGGTTTCCCCATCTCTTGGCGGCCCATCTGATTCTTTCCCTGATCTCTGGCTATATACCATGTAAGCCTGTGGAGGAGCTTGAGCTCAGGTCAGCACCGGTCATCCCAGCTACGAAAGCACGGCAGGAAGGACCTCGATGGCAGCCTCTGATTTTGCATGGTTTATCATGCTATATATGTTGGAGATGTTGGGGCGGGTAGAGGCGTTACCTGTCTTGACCTAATCTTATAGAAGATGACACAGAGTCTTGGGTATTCTTTTGTACACATTGGAGATAATGTAGGATGAATAGGCGGGCTATATGTTGTATGTGTGATCCCATTCCCATACACTAAATATAGAAAGGATTGGTCTTATTTCACGAGTTTATTCATGTGCCTTTTTGCGTGTGCTAGCTGTTCAACTATACTGTGTATctcaagaaaaaagaataaaatgcAGCTCATTTCTCTACCCGAACATCTCATGTGAAGTTCATGCAAAATTAGGTCAAAAACATTCATaatgcgtatcatttcattgatagaaagGAACAGTCATTGAGATAGAAAGAAACAGTCATTGataaaaagaaatagaataagtaCATAAAAAAATACAACACATGGCACAAACAAATACTTCCTCGTCCGGAAATACATGTcgaagaaatggataaaaatggatgtatctaaaactaaaaggAAATACATGTcgaagaaatggataaaaatggatgtatctaaaactaaaatccgtctagatacatctatttctttgacaagtatttcgggacgaagggagtacatgaGAAGGCATGGgcatatcatttcattgatagaaaaAACATAGTAAGTATATGAGAAGATACAACACATAACACGAACAAATACATGAGAAGGCACGTGCATGGTACCTGGAGCAAAGAGACAAGTGGCGCTCAGCCCGAGCATAGGGAAAACACAAACTAAACCCATCAATCCTAGGACCAGGCCGAACCGACATGACGTCAAACATCTCCAAAGCCAACATTGTCGACGCAGCGAAGAAGCAAGATAACGTCTTTAAAAGGGGAGTGATGCCATGAGGCACCACCATCCGTTCCGAAGAACCAGACCTAAGATTTCCCTGGTTGCTCAAAGAGGAGCATAGATAAAGGCCATGGCAGCGCCTCCAAAAAGGAAAACAAGACCGGCGAGCGACGCCGCTGCTACCATCGTGGGCGAGCTGAGTTGGGATTTCGCCCTGGCCCGAGTCCGAGCAATCCCATTGCCGCCAGATCAAGGTCCAGAGGCAAGAAAGTTAGCCTGCGGGTCGAGACCGCCACCtcaggatgtgtgtgtgtgtgtggggggggggggggcctgccCACAGAGGGTGGCATCCGGGCGTCCTCGAAAAAAGCGAGCTTTGTGACTGGCACACCATGAAGGTGGACATGGCCAGGAAGGCGACGAAGTAGAGAGTGCCGACGCCGCCGGCAAAGCTAGGAGCTGAAAGGGAAGGCAGATCTGAGCTGTCGGAGGCGGAGCCGACGAGCCAAAGGCTGGAAAGGACACAACAACCGGAGCGTCGGAGCCGGAACCGCGCCGACAAAGAACGCTGGCAGGCCATGTACGCTGAAGAACGCATGTCCATGGCCAAGAAACTGTCGTTTCTTCGAAAATAGAAAAgggaaaaagaacaagaaaaacaatGGGTGTAAAGGTTTGAGACGTTCATCCGGTTGGCATGATGACCCTACAAAGAATATCACGGACAAGAAGCATTTACGCTTTCTGACAAGATGACCCCACAAGTCAGCCGCTCGGATGAAGCCTCCATCACTCTCACTCATTTCCTCCCCCCAAACCTCCTCTGCGCGCCAACGAACGCAGCGCAACCCACACCTCCGCTTCACGCACTTCGCCTTCTCCCCTCCGCCCAGTCTCCCACCTCCCGTCCCACCCCCGGCGCCGATTTATATACACGGCTGGTCTACAGACATGCGCTTCCCCCACCCCCGCCTCGCCCACTCGCCCGCACCGAACCCAACCCCATGGCCATGGCCGACGACGACGGCCCCCtccccccgcctccgccgccgccgccgcctcgccgcccccacAGGCAGCTCCAGCCGAGGAGGTCGCGCATTACTTCTCCACATCTCTCTGGCGCCAGCATTCCTAGAGCTGACGGGGGTTACCAATTCCGTGTCCGCGTCGGCGCAGGTACCAGGTGGAGGTGTTCGAGGCGGCGCTGCAGGGGAACACCATCGCGGTGCTCGACACCGGCTCCGGGAAGACCATGGTCGCCGTCCTGCTCGCGCGCCACCACGTGGGCCGCGTGCGCGCCGGGGAGGTGCCCCGCCGgatcgtcgtcttcctcgcgcccaCCGTGCACCTCGTCCACCAGGTGCGCTTCTGGACTCTGCACTCTGCAACGACCGATTCGCGACGGCAACGTCTGCGCCATTTTTTCGCTTCGCATTCGCAGCTGCTGTGGCCCTGATCGCTGGTTGCTGCTTGGGCTCGCGCTGTAGCAATTCGAGGTGATTCGGGAGTACACGGACCTCGACGCCGCGGAGTGCTACGGAGCTTCGGGGGTCGGCGACTGGAGTACCGACCGCTGGAACAAGGAAGTTGGGAGCAAGGAGGTAAGTGTCGGGGTTTACTCTATCCCGCGGCACGGTCATTGGTTGATCCGAATGCACACTGAATTGGTACACGTACCGTGCTCACCAAGTGCTTGATGAATGACTTGTTGACAAGGAACCAACATTGTTGGTTTCTGGGTGATAGCAGCTTCGGATCGCATGTAGATCGATGCCATTGTTATTTGAGTAGTATTCTTTAGCGTGAGGGCAGTCGACTAAAGCAATTTGCTGAAGGGCCGTGACTATGAAATAGCTGGGGTCTCGAGTCTGGACACAAGTCCTAATAAAAGAAAATTTCCTTTCAATGCAGTCACTGCTAAATTTGGACACTGCTTCGAATCCGCAAGATCTCACAACTCTTGTAAATATGTTGCTTAAAAAAACTCTTGCAAATATGCCACTTGGTAAAGTTATCTGGATTATGTGTCTTTCTAAATTCTAATCCAGTTTTGTGGATATTCCTATGCTTTTTAccgaaaaaaaattatatgagaccaggtctcatataaaccaggtgagacccgccctgatggatgacatgtggcattcatcaggatgggtctcacctgctaacccgtgagacctggtctcatagaattttttttcccTTTTTACCTGCCGTATTGTGCTTATTATGCGTTCTTTGACAACTTTGATTGAAAATATGAATTTTCCTGGAACAATGATCTTATTATGCGTTCTATTGTGTGTTTCAGATTGCTGTTATGACGCCTCAGATATTGTTGGATGCCCTGAGGCATGCCTTTGTAACAATGAGTGCAGTGAGCCTGCTAATATTTGATGAATGCCATCGTGCCTGTGGAAACCACCCATATACACGAATAATGAAGGTAATGGGATTTTTCTTGTTTTAACAACATCTGTAGATATGTTTTGGCTTTCCTCTCATGCAGCTTTTTGAGTCATGAGAAGAATATGTTTTTCATAGTTTGGCATGTTGAATTTCCTAACGGTTTATTTCTCTTTTGAGTCTGTAGGAATTTTACCTTGGCTCTCAGTGGAGGCCAGCTGTATTTGGAATGACAGCATTTCCTGTTGCTACTAAAGGCAAGAATTCTACACATGACTCGTGTGCTTCCTTTCTTTCTACCCTCTGCGATTATTCTTCAGCAAATATTTCCAGCAAACGACCGCTATTTTGGTTCTTGAAATCAGCATGTTGTATGACTGTTATGTACCATGTGTCGTGCTCTTATGATCTTATCTTCTCCCCCACAAGATCATACACTTCCTGAAGTGCGATACTCTGTTGTGCCAACAGTGCCCTACTGCTGTACACTATATATAAATTGCAGTTAGCTACCTGTACATGACTGCTTCCTTCTTCATCTGGATGACTGGGAACACAACTTGTACATTTGACATGATTTTTATTGGTTTATTTCATTTTGacaaaaaggaaaattgtgcctGCTATTCATCCTATCTGAAGGCACTTGCGACTTGGGACCAATTTATCAAATCAAAATTATTTTCCTGCACTAGGATGATTTGTTAGACGCTAACTTCAGTGGAGGAGAGGCAAGTTTCATTTCTAAAAATTACCTTCCTTTTCAGGCACTTGCACGGTACAAGATTGTGAAGCACACATTGGTCAACTTGAACTTATATTGGACGCAAAGGTTACCTCAGCATCCTCAACTTCTTTCACTTTGAATTTCATTGAGCCTTTGGAAATAGCCTCCATACCTTGCATGCCATTCCAGGTATATATCATAAAAGATCGTAGTGAACTTGAGAGCTTTTCCCCTCCTGCAACAATTGTGCACAAATACTATGATGCTTACTCGATTGATTTCAAAGATCTGAAATCGAAGCTCCAGATATTGTATGAAGAGGTGATTTAATTTAACTATGTTTTGACTCATTCATAAGATACATCTGTAGTTTGGACTTTAGAGTAGCCACACCTATAATGCGCTGTATTTCtcactttgcatctatattacTGTACAAATATTTATTTGTTAAAAGTTGGCATTGTTGGGCAGTATGATGCTTTGTTGGCTAGTCTGCAAGAATCGTCACCAAATAAATTTGAAGACACGAATAACATATTAGAGACATCAAGAAAGACCTTGTTCAGATACCATGAGAAGATATTTTATGGCCTAAATTTTCTTGGTCCAATCATCACCGCTGAGGTATTGTATAATCTAATCATTGAGTAGCTTTACCAAATTTTTCGTAAGAGTTACAATGGTTATTGTTCTATCTGATCTAGTTTGTTGACTTCACATAAGTCCCTGATTCCAACTGAAGTTATTCAAACTTTTTGGCCATGTGTAGAATATTCGCATTGGCAAATTCCTAGCCGGTATACTATCACAATATCCCTTATGTTCAGCAGTTGCTGATAAGATCTCTGAATTAGCGATGATGGGCAGAAATTTTACCTAACATTAAGAAGATTAACTGCTTTGCAAGGTCATTTAATATgtttttagtgtggagaaaatcaTGCGCATCAAGTCCCTTGTACACTTTGAGGGAAGAAATGCTGCATCACGAGCAAGTAGACTAGCGATTTAGCTACCTATGAACCTATCATTTTCCTCTCAACGGAAAAGTATATTTCTTAGCATTATGCTGCTGTTGAGTTCGTCCCTAATCCTTGAAGGCCAAAATAATGGAGTAAATGGACAGTTAAATTGCCAGGGTTGTTTTTTATTTGAGGGAAGGCCATCATGACTTAGCTTTATTAACTTCAAAAAACGTTTACATCGTCTATGAGCTTACTGACCACAAAGTCAGGTGTCTCGTCCAACCAACTAAAGGAAGACCTATTACAATAACTAAAGTTTGCTAGGACATGAGTCACTTGATTACATGAACTGTAACAATGCTTATAAATGACCATCCCAATCAAGGAACTAATATCGGCACATTCCGTGAAAATTGCCGCCGCCGAATCCCACCAACTAGTTTGGCCGGTGTAATAGTTAATGACCTGTAGGGAGTCTGATTCTGCTTTTACTCGATTAAATCTGAGAGAATTAGCGAGAGCAAGTCCATCTCTCATCGCCATTGCCTCCATTGTGATCACATCCGCTGCAAGAGGAATGAATTTACCATTGCCAGGATTGTTGGTTAACAAAGGATCACTTTATGTTGAATATGGAACATATCCTTCTCATGAAGTATAAGTTGCATGTGAGGAGAAGCTTGAGTCTACTAAAAGGTCAACTGGTATTGTCATTCAAATGATTGTGAAGCATATTAATTGGTCACAATACTACTTTTTAATTTGCTGTGAACTGACCATTACACTTAGAGCTATTTATCTTGGTAAATACATTAAAATTCTAAATTAAGATGCtcacaaagggggggggggggatatggaCGCCCCAGTAATATTGCTTTGGTAACATGACGGACCGAATGTGTTAGATGAGGCAAAATAGCGTAGTTAGAAGTCGAACAGAATAATTTAGTTGAGGTAGTTGCTGAACCATCTGAGCTGCAACTGGAGTTAACCTATATTGAGTTGAGTGGTAGAGTTTGCTCCTGGGACATTGTACGAAACATCACGAAGAAACCATACACTGAGATTTCTTGAGAATAATGGTAGCATTTTTCCATTTTCTTGTGCCTCACCATATAAATTGTAAATTGGGTCTCTTTAATGTATACTATTCGGAAAAAGATACTAGATTCTTCCCTACCATTTCCACAGTTCCAGTCTTATTAAGAAGGTTGTGGTCCAACCATTTCCCTTGCCTGTCGCAGTTAGCATACCTTTTTCATTATTCTTCTATACCATTTTTTATTATTTGAAATACTAGATTTTTTCCCCTGGAGAACAAACTGTGTATTGTTTTCTTAACAGGTAGTGAAGATATATAATGAAAGCATTAAGACACTGGGTGATTCTGAAGATTGCCTCTTCTCGAAAGCTAGCTTCAGCCTGCATGTAGCTTATTTTAAAGAAGCTTTAGATTTAATTGAGAAAGTATTGCCACATGGTAAGCCACAAACAAATATCCATCAGTTAGATGTGTTATATCTGTCTGTTTTCACTTGTTATTGCTCATAAAtagtaatatactccctccgtcccataatagtaatatatagtgtagtgtcaaaaaacgtcttacattatgggacgtaGGGAGTAGTATACAACTAGAATCTGCAGTATCTTTCTGTATATAATAAAGGGGTAGGTTATAAAATCAGTTGCAAACTGCATTAAGATCCTCCGAATCCTTAGATAAGTTGTATTTATTTCAGTACTTTGCCTGCTACATCTTGAAATAAAATAATGGTTCTACACAAACCTCTT is from Triticum aestivum cultivar Chinese Spring chromosome 1B, IWGSC CS RefSeq v2.1, whole genome shotgun sequence and encodes:
- the LOC123121981 gene encoding uncharacterized protein; translated protein: MSRPHLPKDHAFPRANGFFDGGPRRLCEIEEADAAAALAADQSWSGSPSQSTSPSSASSLPMSSCGQYMLHRVGKFDTLAGVAIKYGVEVADVKRLNSLSTDLQMFAHKTLRIPLPGRHPPPFQQNGSYECDDRECTPRRLRDDLLDSVLRTPRHKVSPAMSLLQGYYGLTPPPKRNPTQEGTEIAVYGKGKSISLVDEPWSAETPNPNTFMFEHRKPRSQTIGSLVNGESEENGDGERPVRRRPKADGELLPREENGSALLSRAGKGLALRPKSGTRPDMNKSHQNLIAMSEPSFDGGLQTVKKSSSTPEFQEPESNNSSSSIWSASKWSLKPDAFALPLFDSIPKPIAAWKNKAARD